The window ACCCGACCCATGCAACCCTCCATGGGTCGGAGTCCACTGCTCCACCAACAACCTCCGAGTCGTCGGCCTCACCCTCCCTTCTCTCAACCTCCGCGGCCCTCTGGACTCTCTCGCTCAGCTTGACCAGCTCCGCCTCCTTGACCTCCACAACAACCGCCTCAACGGCACCGTTTTGCCCTTAGCCAACTGCACCAACCTCAAGCTGCTCTACCTCGCCGGTAACGACCTCTCCGGCGAGATCCCGCTGGAGTTTTTCTCTCTGCGGCGCCTCCTCCGCCTCGACCTCTCTGACAACAACATCCGCGGCGCCGTCCCTGACGGGTTCTCACGTCTCAGCCGGCTCCTCACGCTCCGCCTCCAGAACAACCTCCTCTCCGGCAAGATCCCCGACCTCTCCGGCTCCCTCGCCGACCTCAAAGAGCTCAATCTAACCAACAATGAGCTGTACGGTAAACTGCCGGAGGGTTTGCTCACTAAATTCGGCGAGGAAAGCTTTTCCGGCAACGAAGGGCTCTGCGGCTCGTCTCCGTTACCGTCTTGCTCCTTCACTGGAGCTAATACTCCTCCCTCGGCGGCTTCTTCTGAAACGGTGCCATCTAATCCCAGCTCTTTGCCGCAAACAAGCATTATAAACGAGCCGAAGGTCAAAACCTCGAGAAAGGGGTTGAGTCCTGGAGCAATAGTTGCAATTGTGATAGCTAATTGTGTTGCGGTTTTGGTCATCATTTCGTTCATTGTGGCTCACTACTGCGCCAGGGACCGAAGCTCGAGCTCGATTGTGGGAAGCGAAGCGGGGAAAAGGAAGAGTGGGAGTAGCTATGGAGGTGAGAAGAGGGTGTATGCTAACAATGGGGGTGGTGGTGACAGTGATGGGACTAATGCGACTGACCGGAGTAAGCTAGTGTTTTTCGACCGGAGGAAGCAGTTTGAGCTCGAGGACTTGCTGCGGGCATCGGCGGAGATGTTGGGGAAAGGGAGCTTGGGGACGGTGTACAAGGCGGTGCTTGATGATGGTAGTACAATGGCAGTGAAGAGGCTCAAGGATGCGAATCCTTGTGCGAGGAAGGAGTTTGAGCAGTATATGGATTTGATTGGGAAGATTAAGCACCCTAATGTGGTGAGGCTTAGTGCTTATTACTATGCTAAGGAGGAGAAGCTTCTTGTGTATGATTATCTGCCTAATGGGAGCTTGCACTCACTTCTTCATGGTAATTGGTGTTTAAATTATCAAAATTGCTGAAAATTTGTCTATATTTTTGTGCTTAACTGTTGGAGTTTCTGTTGTTGTAACCAGAGAATCGCGGTCCGGGGAGAATTCCTTTGGATTGGACTACAAGGATCAGCTTGTTGTTTGGTGCTGCTCGCGGACTAGCTCGGATTCATGAAGAGTTTAGTGCTGCAAAAGTACCTCATGGGAATGTGAAGTCTTCCAATGTGCTACTTGACAAGAACGGCGTGGCTTGCATTTCTGACTTTGGATTGTCCCTGCTTCTGAACCCGGTTCATGCCATTGCAAGGTTGGGAGGATACAAAGCTCCTGAGCAGGCAGAGACCAAGAGACTATCGCAGCCGGCAGATGTGTACAGCTTCGGGGTGTTGTTGTTGGAGGTTCTCACTGGGAGAGCTCCTTCCATGTACCCTTCTCCTGCTCGCCCACGCATGGATGAGGAGGAGCAGGCGGTGGACCTGCCGAAATGGGT of the Fragaria vesca subsp. vesca linkage group LG6, FraVesHawaii_1.0, whole genome shotgun sequence genome contains:
- the LOC101311589 gene encoding probable leucine-rich repeat receptor-like protein kinase At1g68400-like, with protein sequence MKKKAHPSALAFLLLLTFTKLSLSSPTPNDTSALTQFRLQTDTHGYLRSNWTGPDPCNPPWVGVHCSTNNLRVVGLTLPSLNLRGPLDSLAQLDQLRLLDLHNNRLNGTVLPLANCTNLKLLYLAGNDLSGEIPLEFFSLRRLLRLDLSDNNIRGAVPDGFSRLSRLLTLRLQNNLLSGKIPDLSGSLADLKELNLTNNELYGKLPEGLLTKFGEESFSGNEGLCGSSPLPSCSFTGANTPPSAASSETVPSNPSSLPQTSIINEPKVKTSRKGLSPGAIVAIVIANCVAVLVIISFIVAHYCARDRSSSSIVGSEAGKRKSGSSYGGEKRVYANNGGGGDSDGTNATDRSKLVFFDRRKQFELEDLLRASAEMLGKGSLGTVYKAVLDDGSTMAVKRLKDANPCARKEFEQYMDLIGKIKHPNVVRLSAYYYAKEEKLLVYDYLPNGSLHSLLHENRGPGRIPLDWTTRISLLFGAARGLARIHEEFSAAKVPHGNVKSSNVLLDKNGVACISDFGLSLLLNPVHAIARLGGYKAPEQAETKRLSQPADVYSFGVLLLEVLTGRAPSMYPSPARPRMDEEEQAVDLPKWVRSVVKEEWTGEVFDQELLRYKNIEEELVSMLHVGLACVVPQPEKRPTMAEVAKMIEDIRVERSPLGEDYDDSRNSLSPSIPTTEDGLA